CCTTTTTGATTGTCGGTGAAGCTCAGCCGAGTCCGGCTACCAAAGGAAAGAGTACCTAAAAGCCGTCCCTGGACTAGTAAAGGGTAAGCATAGTAAGCTTTAATGCCTAAAGAGCGAATCAACTCGGTTTTCGGGTCAGTCGATTTTTGGACATTCTCTACAGCAATTGGATGGCGATTTTGCGCTACAGTACCGCAAATCGCTTGCCCAAATGTCAGCGATTCTATTTCCTTTGCTCTTTCCCCAGAAATGCCACTGTAGGACGCTAGCTGCATTACCTGAGAGTTGCCTTCAACCAAATAGTTGAAGTAAATATCCAAGCCAATTTGCTCTGCGAGTTTTTGGAAAACACTGTCAATTAGTGCCATCGGTTGCTGGCTGGAAAGTAAATCGCTAGCTGTATCAAATAGTAGTTGCAGCCTTTTGTAACCTAACGAGAGGGCTTTTTCTACCCGTTTTAGGTTGCTAATGTCCTGGAACACTAAGACACAAGTAGCCGAATGTCCGTGCATTGCTGGCAGGGTATCAGCAAATATCAGTAAGGAGCGCATACCCCCACTAGTGTGCCAGTCAATCTCCAATCCATCTAGACGCTCCCCACGGGCTACCCGCACTCCTGGCATTTGGTCATTAGAAATGCGATTTCCTGCTGCATCTGTGTAATAGTAAGCAGTGTGATACTCTGTACCTGGTACACCTGTAGGAAATTTGCCTCCTGCTAATTCGTCAGCTGCTCGATTGGCGAAAGTTACCCGTGCTGTTCCTGGTTCAATAAATAGCAGTGGTCTAGGCATCAGGTTTAGTACATCTTCCAACCATTTCTGCTGATTGTGGAGTGCTTCTTCTACTTGCTTACGCTCTGTAATATCTAAAAATGCACCTACACTTCCTCTAGTCTTACCTTCCTCGTCAAACAATGGTGCAACACGCACTAACAAGCTAACGATTTCTTTATTTTCACGAACTATATCAATTTCAGAGTCTAGAACTTCCACACCATGAGCAGCAGAGTACTGCATGGGGAGTTCTTCTGCTAACAATTCCTTGCCTTCACGGTAAACTTTATAGCTTGTCGGTCTTTCTTCACTAGGGGCGCTGAGGGAAGCATTGATATCCGGCGGTATCCCCAACTGCTTGGCAAAGGCAGGGTTAATCTTAATGGTGTGACATTCTGGATCTTCAGCAATCCCAATGCCAACTGGAATCACTTCTAGTAAAGTTTGTAACTCAATTACGCGTCGCTGTAAATCCTTGTTTAGTTGTAGTATTCGTTCCTCAGCCTGCTTTTGTTCTCTAATGTTGCGAGTTACTGTTGCCAAGCCAATTGGCAGACCTGTCTTATGATCGTTGACAGTAAAAATATTGTATTCAACTGGTATTCCTTCACCAGTCTGGAGATGCCGAAAGCGGAATTCTCCTTGCCAGCGACCTTGTGTCAATACAGTCGGCAGAATATGTTCTTGAATATAGGCTTTGTCTTCGGGCATTACGTAATCTAATATTACTTTTTGCCGTATATCTTCTTGACTGGTAAGCCCTACTAATTTTTGACCTGCATCATTTATATAGAGTAATTCCCCCTCAAGGGTGGCGATGCCAATAAAATCAGAGCTATTTTCTACCAGGGATACTAATTTTAGTTGCTCAACTTCTGCTTGCTGGCGATGGCTTAAGTCGAGGATAAAGGCGACTGACTCTTCTTTATTTTCTCCCAACAGTACGTAACCAACTAAAACTGGGATGCGGTTACCATCTTTACGTATATATTCTTTTTCATAAGGCGTACAAGCACCTGTAGTATTTGCTTTTGCTTCTAAGATTTTTTGCTCATCCAAGTATAAATACTCGGCGGGGGTGATGTCCTTCCAGCTAATATTGCCTGCTAGCAAATCCTCGCGTGTGTATCCAATCATCCGCAGAAATTCGTCGTTCGCCTGCTGGATACCTCCATGAACATCGCCGAACAGAATACCGATAACGTTAGCATCTACGAAACTTCCCAGTTTATCTTCGTAGGCTCTGAGTGCTTCCTGAGCAAGATCGCGTTGGCTACTCAGGTGTTCAATAACCGCCGCACTCTGCCAAACCAACACGGCAAAAACCACAATTAAAACGATCGCAAATACCGATATTGCAAACGCTGGATCGTATTT
This region of Nostoc sp. UHCC 0302 genomic DNA includes:
- a CDS encoding PAS domain S-box protein, with product MLNVNRLQLQKLRQIPTHLLVAQVASALLFLIGSLVLVGWWLDIEILKNGFPNSPSTMKANTALCFVLSGISLWLSFKGGGDKNNYSLSSPTAPTLLISRVCAITVTIIASFTLSQYLFGWNLGIDQLLFRDSPISVTTSHPGRMGLNTALNFILIGRALELLVDQKTDRSYWYAQILALITTLISLQVLIGYVYQVKFLYEMVWNTTSMALHTALLFIVLGVGILWARAEQGLMRIVISDTFGGLLARRLLVAAIAVPFGVGWLIVEGLRVGKYDPAFAISVFAIVLIVVFAVLVWQSAAVIEHLSSQRDLAQEALRAYEDKLGSFVDANVIGILFGDVHGGIQQANDEFLRMIGYTREDLLAGNISWKDITPAEYLYLDEQKILEAKANTTGACTPYEKEYIRKDGNRIPVLVGYVLLGENKEESVAFILDLSHRQQAEVEQLKLVSLVENSSDFIGIATLEGELLYINDAGQKLVGLTSQEDIRQKVILDYVMPEDKAYIQEHILPTVLTQGRWQGEFRFRHLQTGEGIPVEYNIFTVNDHKTGLPIGLATVTRNIREQKQAEERILQLNKDLQRRVIELQTLLEVIPVGIGIAEDPECHTIKINPAFAKQLGIPPDINASLSAPSEERPTSYKVYREGKELLAEELPMQYSAAHGVEVLDSEIDIVRENKEIVSLLVRVAPLFDEEGKTRGSVGAFLDITERKQVEEALHNQQKWLEDVLNLMPRPLLFIEPGTARVTFANRAADELAGGKFPTGVPGTEYHTAYYYTDAAGNRISNDQMPGVRVARGERLDGLEIDWHTSGGMRSLLIFADTLPAMHGHSATCVLVFQDISNLKRVEKALSLGYKRLQLLFDTASDLLSSQQPMALIDSVFQKLAEQIGLDIYFNYLVEGNSQVMQLASYSGISGERAKEIESLTFGQAICGTVAQNRHPIAVENVQKSTDPKTELIRSLGIKAYYAYPLLVQGRLLGTLSFGSRTRLSFTDNQKGMMQAACDQIAIAMERASLIASLQQQTEQLREANRMKDEFLAILSHELRSPLNAILGWAQLLNSRKLSETQIARAVETIERNARAQTQLIGDLLDISRVIRGKLRLDVQTCALVPIIESAIETVSLAAQAKEIDLRFFVEVNDEDQECLSLYTEESFLSHAKDLNTQFLVSGDAERLQQIIWNLLSNAIKFTLNGGVVEIKLSTTIVNSEELVGNKKEQLPFGSERKTHATTTSVADLGNQKARPDSLITSYAQIQVSDTGIGISPDFLPYVFDRFRQADSSSTRPYGGLGLGLAIVRHLVELHGGTIYADSLGEEQGATFTVNLPLLKSQHSAPLPPSSPAPPVTEHRRWRSLS